GCTCGTAGCGAGCCACCAAAGCCTCTAAAAACAAAGCATCCATGCATTTTACCTCTGAGAACAAGGCGGCCCTTGGGCAAACCAGCTTAGCGCCTGGCGCAGCTCTACGTTGCCCCCGCTGATAATTACCCCAACGCGCTGGTTGGCGACCGCTACCTTACCTTCCCATAAGGCTGCCAACGCCAAGGCGCCAGTAGGTTCGACAACAAGCTTTAGCCGTTCCCATAAAAAATACATGGACTGCAGAATGGCTTCCTCAGAAACCGTAACCATGTCGTCTACATAACGCCGAATGATCGGGAAGGTGATTTGACCTAAAGAAGGGGTCCGAGCCCCATCAGCGATGGTGTCGGGATTGTGCACCTGATGCAGACGGCCTGTTTGAAACGAGCGGGTTGCATCGTCGGCGCGTTCAGGTTCTACACCAATCAGTCGGCACTGGGGCGCTAAAGCCCGCACACTCAAGGCCGATCCGGCGAGCAAACCCCCTCCCCCACAAGGCACCAAGAGCACGTCTAAAGAGCCCACCTCTTCGAGGAATTCTTTGGCCACGGTTCCCTGTCCAGCTACAACGTGGGGGTGATCGTAGGGAGGAATCAGCGTTAGGCCCCGAGCTTGGGCAATCTGGTGCCCTAATGCTTCGCGTGAGGTTTGCGCCGGGTCATAGTGGATGATTTCGGCACCGTAGCTGGCCGCAGCAGCCTGTTTAACAGCGGGGGCCGTGGTGGGCATAACGACCGTGACCGCAACCCCTAGCAACTGTCCAGCTAACGCTAAGGCTTGGGCATGATTCCCTGAAGAGTAGGTGAGCACGCCACGGGCACGGTCGGTTTCCGGGAGCGAAGCCAGGGCATAATAGGCCCCGCGAAATTTGAAGGATCCGGTGCGTTGAAAGTTTTCGCACTTGAGCAGCACGTAAGCCCCGCATAGCTTATCCAGCGTGCGTCCATGCATGACCGGCGTGCGGTGCGCTACGCCGTCCAACTGCCGGGCTGCCGCGAGCACAAACTTATAGGAAGGAATCATGAATATTTAATACATAAGGCTTTTTTGATTAAAAAATATGTTGATTTACAAAATTCTATTTAATAATATAGGAAGAAGTCAAAATAATCAAAATTAAATTAGGTATCCCTATGAGACCTCTAATTTGCCTACTCCTGCTCGGTAGTTTGCTGCACGTACACGCAGCGCAGGCCCAAGAGATTCACTTAGGAGCTGATGTAGTGAGCCGCTACGTTTGGCGTGGACTGGATTTTGGGGAGTCGATGAGCGTACAACCGGGATTACGGCTCACCACAGGTCCACTAACAATTGGCACCTGGGCTTCCTATGCCATCGCTACTCCAGGAGCTTATGCCAATGAGCACGACCTGTACCTTAGCCTCAATTTTGGCGCTTTAACGATAGGCGTGACCGATTATCACTTCCCAACTCCAGAGGGGCGGAAGTTCTTTAACTTTGATAACAACGGAAGAGGTGCACATTATTTGGAGCCTTTTGTGCAACTCTCTGGACCAGCGCAGGCGCCGTTCACGCTCTTTGCAGGGCTTTTTGCCTACAATGACCCTGATTATTCGGTCTACCTGGAAGCCCAATATCCCTTTGCTGTCAATGGGGTCCAGCTGACAGCAAAGGTAGCAGCTGTAGGGGGCAGGAGCAGCTTTTATAATACCGGCAGTGCGGCGTTGGTAACATTAGGGCTTTCGGCTTCCCGAACGATCCCTATTACCGAGCAGTTTGGACTTCCCGTTTTTGTAAGCTATATCCTCAACCCCAATCCCCGTGTTGAGCGGTCTTATCTGGTTTTTGGCCTTACATTGTAAGCAAACGCGGGTGCTCTGGTGCTTGAGGTATACCAGGGCGCCCGCGCTTTTCAGGATTCAGAAGACGGAGGGATTTCGCTACCTGGAAGCTCAGGGGGTGAAGGGGGACGGCGCTCGATAATCACGTCTACGTCGCTTACAAGCGCAGCAATTGCGCCTACTGCAGCCAATGTAGGGGCAAACAGTACAGCCGCTGCCGCACCACCTACGCCTACAGAAAGCGGAAACTCCAGCAACACCCGATCATCCTTTTTGAGAATCACCCTTCGGGCATTCCCTTCCTCAATAATCTCCTGAACGCGCTCGAGCAGTTGCGTGCCACGTACCCGAAATTTTTCAAACTGAGGGCTGGTTGTCTTCATCGCTTGATCAAAAAGGCGCCTCTTGCTTAGAGGCACAATACGTGCAGCCCTGCTTGAGGTTGCGCCTCTTTTGGAAAAGTTCGGTTACGACTCAGTTGACCGTGGTATACTGTCGAAATTCAAACCAGAGCAGCATACCGATGTCGGTTGGACCTAAGGGACAGCCTGCCTGAGCATACGCCAGCCAAACGCGCCGGTAAAGCAGGTGTACATAACGCTGTAGCACTGGGGGCAATGCAGCTACTGCCCGGTGATCAAAGGTAAATTCC
This sequence is a window from Rhodothermus bifroesti. Protein-coding genes within it:
- a CDS encoding threo-3-hydroxy-L-aspartate ammonia-lyase; translated protein: MIPSYKFVLAAARQLDGVAHRTPVMHGRTLDKLCGAYVLLKCENFQRTGSFKFRGAYYALASLPETDRARGVLTYSSGNHAQALALAGQLLGVAVTVVMPTTAPAVKQAAAASYGAEIIHYDPAQTSREALGHQIAQARGLTLIPPYDHPHVVAGQGTVAKEFLEEVGSLDVLLVPCGGGGLLAGSALSVRALAPQCRLIGVEPERADDATRSFQTGRLHQVHNPDTIADGARTPSLGQITFPIIRRYVDDMVTVSEEAILQSMYFLWERLKLVVEPTGALALAALWEGKVAVANQRVGVIISGGNVELRQALSWFAQGPPCSQR
- a CDS encoding DUF4342 domain-containing protein; its protein translation is MKTTSPQFEKFRVRGTQLLERVQEIIEEGNARRVILKKDDRVLLEFPLSVGVGGAAAAVLFAPTLAAVGAIAALVSDVDVIIERRPPSPPELPGSEIPPSSES